DNA sequence from the Salifodinibacter halophilus genome:
AAAGGGCGATGAGGCGATCGGCAATGAAACCCGTGTCAAAGTCGTCAAAAACAAGGTGGCACCACCGTTCAAAAAAGCGGAATTCGAAATTCTGTACGGCGAGGGCAGTTCGCGCGAGGGCGAATTGGTTGAGCTGGGCGTAGCCAATAAGCTAGTCGACAAATCCGGCTCCTGGTATTCCTACAACGGCGATCGCGTCGGCCAGGGCAAAGAAAACGCGCGGGCGTTTTTCAAGAACAATCCCGAGATTGCGGGAGGACTGGAAAAACAACTGCGTGAATTGCTGATGCCGAGCAGCAAGCCACAGGAAGAAGGCGCCGACAACGTTGAACAAACAACGGCCTCGGCCGACAGTGGTTCACCTGATGAGCAAGACGGCGGACACACCTGACAGCGACACAGATGACGATACGGCCGCCGAGCGATTGGCGGTCCGTAAACGCGCCATGGACCTTTTGGCGCGGCGTGAGCATGCGTGTACTGAATTAGCGGGCAAGTTAAAAAAGCGTGGTCATGCAAGCGATGACATCGACGCTGTTCTCGCCGATCTGACGGCCGAAGACCTGCTTTCAGATGCCCGCTATGCAGAAGCACTCGTCGCCAGCAGAGCGAGTCGAGGTACAGGCCCGGTGCGTATCCGGGCCGAACTGCAAGCAGCCGGCGTGAGCGAAGCCGATATCCGGGCGGCTCTCGACGCTGCTGAAGTCGATTGGCTGGACGTGGCTGAAGCGGCCCGCCGCAAACGTTTCGGCGCCGACATCGCCGATGATTACCCGAGCCGGGCAAAGCAAATGCGTTTTTTGCAGCGTCGTGGCTTCGATATGGATCAGATCGCGGCGGTTTGCGGCAACTAATGGGTGGCGCGGCTCAGGCTAGGGATGGTGAGACGCTTTTTGCTACACTAAACAGTTGCTTTGTCGAGGGTGTTATCGGAGACGCACCGCATGATGACCACGAACGCGCTGCGCGCGTGCTTTATCGAATTTTTTGAGCGCTATGACCACCGTTTCGTGGCCTCGAGCAGTCTCGTGCCGGCTTCCGATCCGACGCTGTTGTTCACCAACGCCGGCATGGTGCCGTTCAAGGAGACATTTCTCGGCCGTGAGCCGCGCGACTATGTGCGCGCGGTTACCAGCCAACGCTGCGTGCGTGCCGGCGGCAAGCACAACGATCTCGAAAATGTGGGCTACACAGCCCGCCATCACACGTTTTTCGAGATGCTCGGCAACTTCAGCTTTGGCGACTATTTCAAGCGCGAGGCCATCCAGCGCTCTTGGCAGTTTTTAACCGATGAACTCGGGCTGCCACCGGAAAGGCTATTTGTCACGGTTTACGAGCAGGACGAAGAAGCCGCCGATATATGGCTGAGCGAAATCGGTATCGATAGCGAGCGTTTCGCCCGCATCGGCGCGGCCGATAACTTCTGGCAAATGGGCGATACCGGGCCTTGTGGTCCGTGCTCGGAAATCTTCTATGACCACGGCCCCGACGTGCCGGGCGGACCGCCGGGTAGCCCGGACGAAGACGGTGATCGCTTTGTCGAGGTCTGGAACCTCGTGTTCATGCAGTACGACCGCAGCGAGGACGGCACGCTTGCGGCTCTGCCGAGCCCATCGATTGATACCGGCATGGGCCTCGAACGTATGGCCGCGGTCATGCAAGGCACACCCGATAATTACGCCACCGACGTTTTCCAGCATTTGATAAGCGCCGGTGCCGGCGCGTTGGGGGTGACGGTCGACGCCGATAACGAGGCTTCGCTTAAAGTTATCGCCGATCATATCCGCGCTACGGCATTTCTGATTACCGACGGCGTCATGCCGTCCAAGGAAGGTCGGGGCAATGTGCTGCGCCGGATCATGCGCCGTGCCCTGCGCCACGGTTATAGTCTCGGTACCGAGGAGCCGTTTTTCTATCGGTTGGTGCCCACGCTCGTCGAATTGATGGGCGACGCGTTTCCCGAGCTTGCCCGCAGCCAAGCGCAGATCGAATCGGTGGTTCATCAGGAAGAACAGCGCTTTGCGGCCACGCTAGCCAACGGCATGCGTCTGCTTGAAAACGCAATCTCTGCCATGGATGGCACCGAGATCCCGGGTGAAACCGTTTTCAAACTCTACGATACCTACGGTTTCCCGGTTGACCTAACCAACGATATCGCCCGCGAACGTGGCTTGTCGTTGGATATGGCTGGTTTTGAGTCGCAGATGACCGCGCAGCGCGAGCGTGCGCGGGCAGCCAGTCAGTTCAATGCGGATGCGCCGACCGAAGTCGGCGACTTAACCGCAACCGATTTTCTGGGCTACGAACAGGATCAGACGAGAACGCAGGTTATAGCGACACTCGTCGATGACGAATATGTCGACGCTCTCACCCCAGGCCAGCGTGGCGTTGTTGTGTTGGATGCCACGCCGTTCTACGGCGAGGCCGGCGGTCAGGTTGGTGATACGGGCGTGATTGAAACCGCCGATGCGCGATTCGTGGTCGTCGACACTCAGAAGCGCGACGGCGTGTACATGCATATCGGGGACGTCGAATCGGGTCAGTTCGGCGTCGGCGACGACGTGACTGCCACGATCGATGCCGAGCGCCGGCGGGCGATCGAGCAAAATCACACCGCCACGCATCTGCTGCATGCGGCGCTTAGAGAAATTCTGGGCACCCACGTCCAGCAGAAAGGCTCGCTGGTCGCACCCGACCGGCTGCGGTTCGACTTTGCACATTACGCCCCGGTTGGACAAGACGAAGCGGCGCGTATCGAGGCCCGCGTTAACGAACAGATCCGTGCCAATATCCCCGGCGAGTTCGAAATCATGTCGTACGATGCGGCGATTGCACAGGGTGCGTTGGCGTTTTTCGACGAAAAATATGGCGACACAGTCCGTGTGGTTCGATTTTCTGACTACTCGGTAGAGCTATGCGGCGGTACGCACGTTGCCGCCAGTGGCACGCTCGGGCTGGCGACGATCGCCGATCAACGGGGCGTGGCCGCCGGTGTTCGGCGTATCGAAGTCGTTACGGGCGCCGAAGCTTTGGCCGAGCAGCAGCGCCTGGCCGCACGTCAGAACCGAATTGCCGCGCGGCTGAAAGCCACGCCCGACGAAATCGAGACCAAACTGGATCAGACGCTGGCCCACAACGCCGAACTCGGGGCGCAACTCGACGCAGCGAAGCAAAAACTTGCTGCGGGTACCAGCGCTGAACTGGCCGCCGACGCGCAGTCGATCGGTGATATCAATCTGGTCGCTCAACATCTGGAAGGCGCTGATCGGCAACGCTTGCGCGAAACCGTCGACACTCTTAAGCAACGGCTCGACAATGCCGTGGTCGTGCTCGGCTCGGCGAGTGAGGGCAAAGTGGCGTTAACCGCCGGTGTGGCCGACCCGGAACGCGCTGGTGTAGCAGCTGGCGATCTGGTCAATTTTGTGGCCAGTCAGGTTGGTGGCAAAGGCGGCGGGCGGCCCGACATGGCCCAGGCCGGCGGCAATCAACCTGAAAAACTCGACGACGCGCTGGCCGCCGTGACGGCGTGGATTGAGACGAACGCCGTCGAAGCCTGACAAAGACAGCAACCGCATATGGCACTCATCGTCCAGAAATATGGCGGCTCGTCCGTCAGCACGACGGCTAAGATTCGCGAGATCGCGACCAAGATCAAAGGGTTTCACGATCAGGGCGACGAGGTCGTGGTCGTGGTCTCGGCCATGGGCGGCGAGACCGACCGGCTCCAGGGGTTGGCCCAAGAGTTGGAACAGGCGCCTTCGCCGCGCGAAATGGACGTGCTGTTGTCGACGGGCGAGCAAGTCACAATTGCTATGCTGGCCATGGCGTTAGAACAGGCTGGTACGCCAGCGCAATCGTTTACAGGTTGGCAGATTCCGATCACGGCCAATGACGAGCACGCCAAAGCACGCATCGAGAACATTGAGCCGGATGCGCTGCGTTCGGCACTGGATGCCGGCCGTGTGCCGGTTGTGGCCGGTTTTCAGGGCGTGACCAAGGACAATGCGATCACCACCCTCGGCCGTGGTGGATCGGATACGACGGCCGTCGGGCTGGCTACTGCGCTAGAAGCCGACGAATGCCAGATCTATACTGATGTCGATGGTGTTTACACCACCGACCCGCGCATCGTGGCGGGTGCCCGGCGACTCGATCGCATCACGTTCGAAGAGATGCTGGAGATGGCCAGCCTTGGCTCACGCGTGCTGCAGATCCGCGCCGTGGAATTCGCCGGCAAATACAACGTACCGCTTCGGGTTTGTTCGACCTTCGACGACGGGCCCGGCACGCTCATCACCCTGGAGGACGACGTGGAAGAACCAATTATCTCCGGCATCGCCTTCACGCAGGACGAAGCCCAGCTCACCGTGCTCGGTGTTCCCGATCAACCCGGCGTGGCTTATTCGCTGCTTGGGCCGATCGGCGAGAACAACATCGAAGTCGACATGATCCTGCAAAATGTCTCGGAGTTGACCGACGGCGCGCCACTGACCGACTTCACGTTCACGGTACACAACGCTGACTACGAAGCCGCTAAACGGTTGTTGGAAGGCGCGGCAGCGGAGCTGGGCGCGCGTGAAGTTTCCGGCGAATCCG
Encoded proteins:
- a CDS encoding regulatory protein RecX → MSKTADTPDSDTDDDTAAERLAVRKRAMDLLARREHACTELAGKLKKRGHASDDIDAVLADLTAEDLLSDARYAEALVASRASRGTGPVRIRAELQAAGVSEADIRAALDAAEVDWLDVAEAARRKRFGADIADDYPSRAKQMRFLQRRGFDMDQIAAVCGN
- the alaS gene encoding alanine--tRNA ligase yields the protein MTTNALRACFIEFFERYDHRFVASSSLVPASDPTLLFTNAGMVPFKETFLGREPRDYVRAVTSQRCVRAGGKHNDLENVGYTARHHTFFEMLGNFSFGDYFKREAIQRSWQFLTDELGLPPERLFVTVYEQDEEAADIWLSEIGIDSERFARIGAADNFWQMGDTGPCGPCSEIFYDHGPDVPGGPPGSPDEDGDRFVEVWNLVFMQYDRSEDGTLAALPSPSIDTGMGLERMAAVMQGTPDNYATDVFQHLISAGAGALGVTVDADNEASLKVIADHIRATAFLITDGVMPSKEGRGNVLRRIMRRALRHGYSLGTEEPFFYRLVPTLVELMGDAFPELARSQAQIESVVHQEEQRFAATLANGMRLLENAISAMDGTEIPGETVFKLYDTYGFPVDLTNDIARERGLSLDMAGFESQMTAQRERARAASQFNADAPTEVGDLTATDFLGYEQDQTRTQVIATLVDDEYVDALTPGQRGVVVLDATPFYGEAGGQVGDTGVIETADARFVVVDTQKRDGVYMHIGDVESGQFGVGDDVTATIDAERRRAIEQNHTATHLLHAALREILGTHVQQKGSLVAPDRLRFDFAHYAPVGQDEAARIEARVNEQIRANIPGEFEIMSYDAAIAQGALAFFDEKYGDTVRVVRFSDYSVELCGGTHVAASGTLGLATIADQRGVAAGVRRIEVVTGAEALAEQQRLAARQNRIAARLKATPDEIETKLDQTLAHNAELGAQLDAAKQKLAAGTSAELAADAQSIGDINLVAQHLEGADRQRLRETVDTLKQRLDNAVVVLGSASEGKVALTAGVADPERAGVAAGDLVNFVASQVGGKGGGRPDMAQAGGNQPEKLDDALAAVTAWIETNAVEA
- a CDS encoding aspartate kinase, giving the protein MALIVQKYGGSSVSTTAKIREIATKIKGFHDQGDEVVVVVSAMGGETDRLQGLAQELEQAPSPREMDVLLSTGEQVTIAMLAMALEQAGTPAQSFTGWQIPITANDEHAKARIENIEPDALRSALDAGRVPVVAGFQGVTKDNAITTLGRGGSDTTAVGLATALEADECQIYTDVDGVYTTDPRIVAGARRLDRITFEEMLEMASLGSRVLQIRAVEFAGKYNVPLRVCSTFDDGPGTLITLEDDVEEPIISGIAFTQDEAQLTVLGVPDQPGVAYSLLGPIGENNIEVDMILQNVSELTDGAPLTDFTFTVHNADYEAAKRLLEGAAAELGAREVSGESGVAKVSMVGVGMRSHANVASRMFKALARENINLRMISTTEIKISIVVETKYVELAVRALHHEFELDQPPQQVDSELTPAGEQD